The following nucleotide sequence is from Terriglobales bacterium.
GATGTTGTCGAAGCCCACGGCGCACTGGGCCACCACCTTGAGCGTGCCCTTGCCCGCCTCGAAGACCTCGGCGTCGATGGGATCGCGCAGGGTGGTGATCAGCCCGTCGATGCCCGAGCGCACCTTCTCCACGATCAGCTGCTTGGGCGGCGCTTCGATCTCCTCGTACACCTCCACCTCGTAGCCGCGCTGGCGCAGCATCTCGAAGGTGTCCTTGCCGATGTCGCAGGTGGCAAACACGCGAAAGCGCTTCTGCTCTTTCATGACGCTCTTTCGGTTGCGGGGATAGCTGCCCAAACGACAGGGAGACGCCGCCGGCGTGACCTCTCGCGCCGGGCAGTCTCGGATCAAAGAAGGGATTTTACCGTACCGCGGCCAGCTCTTTCTCGTGGGTACGGGATTTCTTTACCTGCATGAGCTCGACCGCCTTCTGGGCGATGTGTTCGGCGCTGACCTCGAACTCCTTGATCAGCTCCCAGGGGGCGCCCGACTCGCCGAAGCGGTCCTTCACCCCGATGGCCCCGGTGATGACCGGGGTGCCGTAGAGCTCGGGGCTCTCGGTCAGCACGCCGCTCACGCGCCAGGCCAGAGCGCCGATCTGGTGCTCCTCGGCGGTGATGACCACCCCGGTCTCGCGCGCGGCCCGCAGGATGGCGGCTTCGTCGATGGGCTTCATGGTGTGCAGGTTGAGGACGCGCGTCTCCCAGCCGAATTCCCTCTTCAGGATCCATGCGGCGCGCATGGCCTCGGGCACCATGGGCCCGCAGGCCAGGATGCTCAGGTCCTCGTTCTCGTCCTCGTAGTGGCTGGCCAGCACGGTGTCGAAGGCGTCGGCGAACTGCTCCGCCTCGCGGCGCAGGCGGATGACGTTGGCTTTGCCGAAGACGAACGGGGTCTCGGCGTGGGTGACGATAGGCGTGGCCTCGCGCGCAAAGCGCAGAAAC
It contains:
- a CDS encoding transketolase C-terminal domain-containing protein — its product is MLASHYEDENEDLSILACGPMVPEAMRAAWILKREFGWETRVLNLHTMKPIDEAAILRAARETGVVITAEEHQIGALAWRVSGVLTESPELYGTPVITGAIGVKDRFGESGAPWELIKEFEVSAEHIAQKAVELMQVKKSRTHEKELAAVR